CCTGTACGCCGTCTTTGCCGTCTACCTTTCCTATTGTTCCCTGCGTAAGCGTAGGAGCGCCGACAGTAACGTTTGTACCTCCGGCAAAGTTTGTTAAACCGTTAGCCGTTGCCGTAAGAGTTAATTTACCATTATTGTCGTCGGCAGTAACCTCAAATGTAATATCTCCATTTGTACCGTCGTTAAATTTAACGCCTACCAATTTATCCTTAACGGCTTTAGCAACTTCGTCGGCCGTCATATCCTTTGTTACGTCAATTTCAACATTAACCCCACCGACTGTATATTTAGCTTTTGCGCCTTCCGCTCCTGCCGTTGGGCCTGTAATCGCCTGGAAAGTAAGTTCAAACGAAGCCTTTGAACCTACCTGGCCTTCTATTACGTTTCCAACCGCAGCAGTACCGCCTGCCAGCTTATTATCGGGAGTGCCCGCATTTGTAACTACTGCCGCCACGCTGTCCGTTGTCGTAACTTTTGCGCCGCCGAGAGAACCGTCTAAAAGTTTAATGCCGTTGAAGTTTGCGCCTTCCGCAATCCTGTCGATTTCGTCGAGAAGGGAATCTACTTCCTTTTGAAGGTTAGCACGGTCTACGCTGTCGTCATATGTGCCGTTTGCAGACTGTGTCGCAAGCTCTACCATACGGTTAAGCATCGAGTGTACTTCCGTAAGGTTTCCTTCCGCCGTCTGAACGAGGGAAATACCGTCGTTCGCATTTTTCTGAGCCGTTTCGAGGCCTTTGATCTGCGCCCTCATTTTTTCTGAAATCGCAAGACCCGCCGCGTCGTCCCCGGCCCTGTTGATCCTGTAGCCCGATGAAAGCTTCTCGAGGTTTTTGGATAACGCGTTGTTGTTCCCGCTTAACTGCCTGTAAGAGTTTAATGCCGCAATGTTGTGTTGAATTCTCATAATTAATTTACCTCCTTGAATTACAACGGGGCAATCCTTCTCCCCGCCTGAAAAATAAGTTTATATTTTAATCGGCCCCGCCCGGATCCAAGGCTTCGCCGGTTAAAAGCGTTATATTTTATGTTCCAAAACAAACCCTTCAAAAATGATCAAACTTTATTTTCTAAATTATATATCGGCCTTTAGCCAAAAATAATAATACAAATATAATTATTTTTTAATCTTTCTTTTTTACTTTGTAACGGTTTAATCCCCGACATAATATAATTTTTATATTTTTATTTTCTTTATTGTATGAAATACAACTTTTATAGCCTTAAATATGGGATCAAATAAATTAATTAAGAGGATAGGCTGAATAAGCTCAAAAAACAGATATGAAACATAGCTATTTAAACTTTAAAATAAAGATAGTTCCCTGCAAAACCGCAAACGGACTGCCTAAAAAATATTCAGGCAGTCCTCTTTATATTGGGAATTAATGCAATAATTACATTCTTTCGCAATGGAAATTATATTTCCTACAATAACCTGTTTCAAATATCCCTTAAATTAAAGCTTTTCCGCTTTTTCTTTAAGCCTTAAAACGCCGCCGTCGCCGGGAATCAGTTTTTCAAGCTGTTCGAGTATACTTAAAGCCGCCTGCTTTTGGCCTGCCGCAATAAACTTCTCGGCCTCGGCTTTAACTTTTTCACCAAGCTTGTTAAACTCATCGGCGGCTGTCTGCGGGCGGTTCATTTCGTTTTGTATATCCTCAAGATAACAGCTTACGGCCTTTCCCATTTCAGGATATATATTAACCGCTTTCCTTAATATGTTTATACATTCCTTCGTATCCCCGCCCCGTCTTGCCTCAACGGCTTTTTCGATCCACAACAGGAATCGACATTCGGAAGGAAGGTTAACCCAATCCTCCTCGGCAAAAAGGTTCGGATGATAGTAGTTCCTGAAATAATGCAGGCCGCATGCGCAATACTCTTCAAGCATCTCGGCACATTCCCTATCGGTACCGAACATCGCCCTAATAAATATATATCTTTCGAGAGTTACTTCAAAGCCTTCTTTTTTCAGAGCGTTTTTTGTATACTGTGTTCCGGCAAGACCTTCTTTAAGCCCCAAAAGTTCATTTTCCGTAAGCTCTTTAAACGAGGAAACAATCCATATATCCCAGCCTTCCCTTGTTCCCTCCTGTAAAATAACCTCCTGATTCAGGCGGTTTCGGCCTGCCAATTTTAAAAGTGCGGAATTATACATATTCTTTTTAACCGAAATAACCGCCGCCTTATCATAAAACGGCTGCACGAGGGCAGGACCGAATTCCTCCTTTTCAAGGGCGCGGCACACAAGCACTTCCAAATCATCATCATATCTGAGCGCCGCTGTTTTTGAAATGATTACATTTCTGTATTTGGCATTGTTTTTAAGGAAGCTTTTCATAAAATCTATAAAATCTTCTCTATTGAGATTTTTCGGACTATACGCAATTTCCAAAACATCACCCAAAAGCAGGAAATCCCCCGTTTTACAGCATGCTTTAACCCCTATCTCGCAAAGAACCGAAAGACGTCCGTAAACCCATGATCCGTTAATTTCCATGTATTTGTATTCCAGCCCGGCTTTTTCATCCGCTTCAAATTCCTTAATACAGTCAATAGTCTTACGGCAGTATGCACATTCCGTTTCCGCACTGTTATTTTCACATGACGCTTTAAGGAGTATAAAATTTGCGGCCGCTTTATATATAGACGGTATGTCGCCGTACTTGTCCAAAAGCCCGCCGGCTTCCTTTAACGCGCCGTCTTTTTTGCTAAGGTATGCGGAAAGCGCCATTGTATATACGATCCAGCCGTATGCATTTACGTTTTCCTTCACGGGAAGGTTATTAAGCACATATTCTCCCGCTTTCCTGCATTCTTCAAGCTCGTTGTTCGCCCTGTATTCCTGTATCAGGTGGGACATAAGGCGCACGTCTTTAGGACTTATTTCCACCGCTTTTTTAAGGAGGGTTATATTGCGCGTATAATGCGCCTTCCGCTCTTCATCCGATTTATAAGCATAACCGAAATGATGTGCAAACGATGGCAGCGTAAATTTTTCACCTTTTGTATTTATTACCTTTTCATGAACAATGCCGCTGAACTTCACGCTATTATCAATCCTGAAAAGCCCGTCGCGGAAACTTACGGAATACTCCGCCATATCGGCGCCCAAATAATTATGTATTTCATATGCGGCCATTCCGTACTTTTTATATGTCCCGGATTTGAAAAAATCCAAAATACCGCTTACATCTTCAAAATACTCGTCGTCGTCAATATACATAAACCACTCGCCTTCGGCACATTCAAGCCCCGCGTTCCTTGCGGCGGAAAAATCGCCGCACCAATCAAACTTTACAATTTTATCGGCGTATTTCTCCACAACTTCTATCGAACCGTCATATGAACCCGTATCAACCGCAATAATTTCAGACGGAATACCCTCGGCAAGCGGCCTCAGCGATTCCATTAAACGGCCTATTGTGTCTATACGGTTTGAAACAAGAAAAGATATAGTCAACAGTAATTTATTTTCAGACATTAAACGTAACCTCCTGTTAAAATCTGCTGTTTACAGCTTTTTAAAAACGTCGGAAAGCGTCATACGGCGCTTTTAAAAATATATAAACCATAGACGGCGGCATCAATAAAAACATGTGTGCCCGCGCCGCCGGAACGGCATATGGCCTTTGGCATAAAATCACGCCTTTTTGCAGTCTAATTTTGCGTCATTTACGGTGCCTGCGAAAATAAACCTTATAAATTCAAAACGCCGCCTCACGAATATTGCCCACACCCTATATCCACAAATTAAAAACCGTTCCGTTAAATAGCACCCTTGCCGCAAATATCGAAACATCCCTCTTAGCATGCTCTGCGAAAGCTTGAGCGCACACATTCTTTTAAAATTATACCACATAATTAATCAGATAAAAAGCCGGCTTTTAAGCCGGCTTGGTTTATTGCTTGCCGAATATATCAATTAATAAACTGACTATATCCGGAATAAGAACAATATTTCATTATTTACATTGTAACAGTATATCTGCGGCCTGTAATTTACATTTACCGCCCTAAAGCAGTTTTATGGATTCAAAACAGGCAGTCGCATATTTATATATGTTAATTACTGCAATAACTGGAGAACTCCCTGCGGAACTGTATTAGCCTGTGCAAGCATTGCCTGTGCGGCCTGTACAAGGATATTGTTCTTCGTATATGCCATCATTTCTTCAGCCATATCTGTATCGCGGATGCGGCTTTCAGCGGCCGTCATGTTTTCTGTCTGAACGCCTAAGTTATTGATTGTGTGGTCAAGCCTGTTCTGGATTGCTCCCAGATCGCCCCTCTGTGACGATACTGTGTTGATAGCCGTTTTAATCTTCGCTATTGCGTCCGACGCACCTGTCTGTGTGGAAATATCGATTCCGTCTATTCCCAATGATTTCGCGCTCATGCTGTTTACAGTTACGCGTACTTTCTGATAGTCGTCGTTTGTATCGCCTACCTGGAGCGTAAGCCCGCCGCCTGTAAATTCTACGTCAGCCGCCTTGCTTTGCGCGCCCTCTACATCAGACGTAACTTTAATCTGAGTTTTCTTTCCGTCTGCATTTTCGGCCAATTCTACTTGGTAGCCTGTAAGCCCTGCTCCCGTAATGGCGTCGTTTACTTTCTGCGCGATCTGTTCCGCTGTATCCGTTTCGCCGATTTCAACTGCAACAGCGTCTTTGTTTACAGGTTTTTCCCCTGCTTTTACAAATTCAAATGTAAATTCCTTTGTGCCGTCATTTATTGTCAAATTACCGCCGATTATATCCGTGCCTACGCGGCCGTCAAAATCAATCGTTGTCGACGCCGCTGTTGCCGGT
This genomic window from Anaerotignum faecicola contains:
- a CDS encoding flagellin; protein product: MRIQHNIAALNSYRQLSGNNNALSKNLEKLSSGYRINRAGDDAAGLAISEKMRAQIKGLETAQKNANDGISLVQTAEGNLTEVHSMLNRMVELATQSANGTYDDSVDRANLQKEVDSLLDEIDRIAEGANFNGIKLLDGSLGGAKVTTTDSVAAVVTNAGTPDNKLAGGTAAVGNVIEGQVGSKASFELTFQAITGPTAGAEGAKAKYTVGGVNVEIDVTKDMTADEVAKAVKDKLVGVKFNDGTNGDITFEVTADDNNGKLTLTATANGLTNFAGGTNVTVGAPTLTQGTIGKVDGKDGVQGKVSMDFDGRVGSDLIGGSITVGKGDAAKVYEFVKTGEKGAIDGATVIELDENATAEEIAQKVGAAITGVENADGDGYTTAVDGSVVSFTETDPVATTKGNKAPAVEFKGGGLMLQVGDTNDDYQKVRVTVGSMSAKSLGIDGIDISTQTGASDAIAKIKTAINTVSSQRGDLGAIQNRLDHTINNLGVQTENMTAAESRIRDTDMAEEMMAYTKNNILVQAAQAMLAQANTVPQGVLQLLQ
- a CDS encoding glycosyltransferase, producing MSENKLLLTISFLVSNRIDTIGRLMESLRPLAEGIPSEIIAVDTGSYDGSIEVVEKYADKIVKFDWCGDFSAARNAGLECAEGEWFMYIDDDEYFEDVSGILDFFKSGTYKKYGMAAYEIHNYLGADMAEYSVSFRDGLFRIDNSVKFSGIVHEKVINTKGEKFTLPSFAHHFGYAYKSDEERKAHYTRNITLLKKAVEISPKDVRLMSHLIQEYRANNELEECRKAGEYVLNNLPVKENVNAYGWIVYTMALSAYLSKKDGALKEAGGLLDKYGDIPSIYKAAANFILLKASCENNSAETECAYCRKTIDCIKEFEADEKAGLEYKYMEINGSWVYGRLSVLCEIGVKACCKTGDFLLLGDVLEIAYSPKNLNREDFIDFMKSFLKNNAKYRNVIISKTAALRYDDDLEVLVCRALEKEEFGPALVQPFYDKAAVISVKKNMYNSALLKLAGRNRLNQEVILQEGTREGWDIWIVSSFKELTENELLGLKEGLAGTQYTKNALKKEGFEVTLERYIFIRAMFGTDRECAEMLEEYCACGLHYFRNYYHPNLFAEEDWVNLPSECRFLLWIEKAVEARRGGDTKECINILRKAVNIYPEMGKAVSCYLEDIQNEMNRPQTAADEFNKLGEKVKAEAEKFIAAGQKQAALSILEQLEKLIPGDGGVLRLKEKAEKL